A segment of the Hymenobacter volaticus genome:
AGCTAGTTTTGGCTTGGCCACCGCCGGGTCAAATGGCTGTTCACTTTTAGCGGGCAGGTGCTGAGCAGAAGGGGAATCGGTTTGCGTGGCTTTACAGGCTGGCAGCGCCAACAATAGCCCAACAAGCAACCCGCCCACGGGCGCTGCTCCGCTGAATACGTCTCGACTTAAGTGGGCGGCTTTGGCAAAGCGTAAGCGGCTGACAAATTTCATGTTAGCTGCCAAAGCAGCAGCAGAAGAAAGCGTTTTATAAAAGAGCGACATCAACACAAAGGCTAGTATTAATTCTGAAAGCAGGTACTGCTTCTGCCTATAAAACAGGAAATCAGTTTGGGTAATATATGGCAGCAGAGTTTTGAGCTAACAACAAGCCTTAAAGATGACATGAATGAGTGCTACCTCAAAAAGCAAAAGCTTAAAAGGAAAAGTACCATGCAAATCGGCGGGGCTAAGCAGATTATACCCCCCCTTTGCCGAGGTTTATACTAGAAAAATATTAGTTTAAATAATATCCTCGCTAACAATGCACGGCTTTAACGCGCTTTAGCTAATCCTATAGTACAAGTTGCAAAATCGACCTTATTCTAAATAAAAAGCCATCTACTCGTTCTCCCGATTCCCAATAATCACTTGTTCATTGGAATAAGAGGAACTGTTAGCGAGACGTTTACAGGGTTTCCCTTTTGCTGTGCCGGTACAAAATCTTTCATTTGGTTTAGCAGGCGCGCCACTTCGTAATACGTGCTAGTTGGAATCCTGATGTCACTCGGCACGGCGCTTACTCTCGGTTGCGTCGGCTTACCATTTTTATCCACGGTAAACGTGAGAAACAGCCCCTTAACACCGGGCGGCCGCGTAGGTCGGTTTTGGGCAATCAACGCCAGCAACCCCTTATTTCCTCCATCTTTATAGAACGGCATTCGTTCCGCGTACGAATACTCCGGCTCATAAAGTGGCAGTAACCGAAAAGGCGAGTTGTTCTCGCCAGGCGTTGGCACTTGCCCCCACCCGTAGTGGCCAAGCAAACTCAAACTTAGGGTGCATCCTAGCGTCACGACGCTTCGACCCAAAGAGCAACAAGCAGTCCTAACGAAGAGAGAGGGCATAACTAATTCTGAATCAGCGTGAACCTAAAGCAGCTAACGCCCGGTAAGCCTGAATAGTATAGGCGGTTACTGGTGCCATGACCAACGTTTCTGAGGTGGCGCAGGCCATAACAAGTAATCAAGCTCGCTACTACCGGTCCGACAGTTACGGCTCGCAACCGTTACCGCAGCAGTCGTTTGCTGCTTGCGTGGCCAGGTGCTTGTGCAGGCTCTCATACTGCCCTTTGTAGGTGGTATAATGCAGGCGTTAGAAGTTGCGGCTGTCCTTCGGTAGTTTTGACCCATTCCTGTTTCTGCTTCACGCTACACGCGGCCCGGAAGTAGCCTCCAGGCCGGGCTTACTGCCTATGCACGACTCGCTGCTATTACTTATTCGCCACTTTATTACCCTAACCCCGGCCGAGGAAGACCTGATTCGGCAGTGGTTCGTGCCCGAAACCTTGCCCAAAGGCGCTTTCTTCCTGCGACCCGGCGAGGTGAGCCGCAAAGTTGGCTTCGTGCTGCAAGGCCTATTTCATAACTTCCAGAGCCGCGATGGTCAGGAGCTAACGTATTATTTCGGGCGCGAGCAAGAGTTCATCGGTGACTACAGTAGCTTTTTGCCCGCCCGCCCCGCTGTGCGCGGCATTCAGGCCCTGGAAGAGGCCCACCTTCTGACCATCACCCACGATAACCTGCAGCAGCTTTATCGGGAAATCCGTGAGGGCGAGCGGTTCGGTCGTCTCATTGCCGAGACCCTGTTTGTAGACGTGCTAGACCAACTCACCTCGTTTTACGAAGACACGCCTGCGCAGCGCTACGCCCGCTTTGTGCGTATCTATCCCGACTTGCAGCAGCGCATTCCGCAGTATTATATCGCCTCCTACGTTGGGGTCAAGCCGCAGTCACTGAGCCGAATTCGGGGCCGCGCAGCCGGGTAGTACGCATTACATTTATGCACTTAAGTGAATGATTGGGAGGGCGGCACAACCACACCTTTGTGTCGTACCAAACCTCCCTCGACTATGCGTCGCATCCTTCCCCGCAGCTTGAGTCTGCTCACCGGCCTCGGCATGCTTTTTATTGGCCTGCGCTTTCTGCTGGCCCCTCGTGCCGGAGCCGAAGGCTTTGGCGTGTTCTTACCACTCACAGACACGCAGTACGCTTTCCACTACGCCAAAGGCATCCGTGATGTATTCTCGGGCCTGCTCCTGGTTGCCTTCGCCGGGCTGGGCTACGACCGACCCCTGGCCTGGGTGCTGCTGTTCGGCGCACTAATTCCGAGCGTGGACCTAACCATCGTGCTGAACCAACCCACCGCCTCGTGGTCTTTTGCAATGCCCCACCTTGTTGCTATTGGCCTGCTACTGGGCCTTGCGGCCGCTTTGTTCACCACGCCCCGCCCGGCTGCCCCGGCGGGCACTCAGCTCCCGGAGACGCTTACCCGGTCAGCATCATGAGTTCCCTATGGTCTGCCGGGCTAGTAGCTCTGGCCTTGCTCAGCAGCGGCGTTGTGTACGGCACCGATGTCTTCTTTGCCCTTGTGGCCCGCTCCGCCTTGCGGCGGGTCGATGAAGCCAGCCTCACGCAGGTACTAGGCCACCTACACGCCGTGGCTGATGTCCGCATGCCGCTCGTGGGAGTTACGGCTCTGTTCAGTACCGGGGGGCTCTTCTTCGTGGCGGGCGGGTGGCCGACGCTGCCTGGCCGCCTAGCGCTACTGGCGCTAACTGGGTTGCTGTCGCAGTTGGCGGCGTATCTGCTCGTCGCCCAGCCCGTCAACAAACGCCAAACCGCGGCTGCATTTCAACATCAGACGCCCCCAGATGCCCGCGCCCTGCAAGACCGTTGGGACAGTGTTATCGGTCTGCGAGCCGGGGCGCTCACTGTGGCCGTGGCGGCCTTAATCGGAGTAGCCTTGCATTTGCCCCGCTAAGGCCGTCGCCTCGTCGCGGAGCAGGATAGCCCGGCGGGTTCCGGCAAAGCTTCGCGCCGACAAACTGAGTAACTAATGGCAAATCTAAGGAGGCTTTTTCCCGCCTTGGCAAGGCTTTTCTGGCAGTAGAAAGGACTGCTGAAGCGGAAAAATCCCTTGCGTCGCGGGCGGCGCAATAGGCGGCAACTCTTAACCAGCTTGCACAGGGGCTTTGGACTTGAAACGGGCTTATCCAAAAGCCGCAGAAAAGAGTATCCCGCCGGAGCGGCCTTGGTTCACGGGTTAGAAACGAACATTTGCAACCCGTGAACCGGCTTTTTACTGCTTACTTGAGGTTGGCCACGAACTCGATAACGTTGCCGTGCAAGTCCGTGATAAATCCACACCGTTTGCCAATGGGCGGGACGTTAAACGGTTCGCGCGCCACCGGAACGCCTCTTTCTTGCAGAGCCGCCAACGTCTCGTCCACGTTATCCACCTCTAGGCACAGATGCTGAAAACCCGAACTGATGGGGTGAGAAGGATTCGGCTGTGGGTCTGATAGGCCCCCGCTCAGTACTTCGATCCAGAAGTGGTCGTCATTGGCCGGCGCGAGGAAAGCTAGCTGTAAGTCCCCCACTGTCCATTTCTTGAGCACCCGGAAGCCGAGCTTTTCCGTGTACCAGTGAATCGTGCCCTCGAAATCTGTCGTGCGCAGCCCTACATGGGCGCCGCGCATTTTTCCGTTGATGCCCTGAGGCACTTTCGCCGGCAATTCTATTGCTATCTTTTCCATGAGGCTAATTCCTGTTAGGCTACCCAGTTGATTTGGGCGTCCAAAGGTCCGGGTTGGCCCCAAGGGAAGTATGGTGAATATTTCAGTTGTTGCAGCAGCATGGCCTAAAGGGTAGCTACCTCAAGTCAGCGTCGAAACAGGGTTCCAAAGCGAAAAAGTACCACGTCGAGCATAGTAGTCGGGTGCGTTAAGACTTATTTGCTTCGGCAGCTAGCTGAAAAGCAGCTAGTTGGACACGATTCTAATGCATTATAGGGAAGGGCACCTATCCGCCCCCTTGCTCAAATTCTATTTACTGAAGCCTAGATATGGACCTTTACACTATCCGTCTACACCTACGGGAATTGTCTTTAACTGATTTAGAGGCAGTTCATCACTTGCATTCCTTGCCGGAAGTAGATGAATTCAACACGCTTGGAATACCCGACAGCTTAGCAGCAACTGAGCACCTATTGGCTGGGTGGTTAGTGCAACAGCAGGCCTCGCCTCGAACTTCTTACATCTTCTACGTGCAACGCGTAGAAAGCAAAGAGTTTGTTGGCTTGCTGGCGCTGAATTTGGGAAAGGCAAACTTTAAAAATGGGGAAGTTTGGTACAAGTTGTTGCCCGCTCATTGGGGCCAAGGGCTTACCACCGAAGCTCTGACGAGGCTGTTGGACTTCGGCTTCAACCACTTGCACCTGCATCGAATCGAAGCCGGGTGCGCGGTCGAAAATGTGGCCTCCATTCGGGTGCTGGAAAAAGTCGGCATGACCCGAGAAGGACGCAAGCGGCAGGTCCTGCCCATTCGGGGCCAGTGGGTAGACAATTACTTCTTCGCCATCTTAGAAACGGATAGGTAAGCAGCGCTTGAACTTCACTTATTGGATGCCTCGAAGAGAGCTTGCCCCAAAATGCCCAGCACGGCGCCGGCCACGACCCACGCCCCTGCCCTTACGCCCCGCCAGTTGACTAGCCCCGGCAGCGCGCCAGCGTACTGGCGGAAATGTGAACTGGTTGCGTGCTAGCAGCCATTACTGAGCTATTTCCGCAATAATGCCACTCAGTTCCTCAGAGTTAGTTAGGTGTGGGGTGTGGCCGCTATTAAGCCGGTACTCTTTCTGCACGGGCGTCGCGCGCAGCATCAGGTCTTGTAAAACCGGCGAAAGGGCCCGGTCCTGCAATGTGCGCACGTAATACTTAGGCACTCTCCCATAGTTGGCCACCGAAAGGGTTACTTTTTCGGCGGGTGGGCCGGCGGGCTCGTCGCGGTAGTTGTCCAGCACCTGCTGTTGCACGGCCGCTGTACCGTCTTGGCAGAAGATATTCACTAGTTGGTTACGGTTCACCACGGCCAGCGACCCGTCGGGGCTCATAGAAAGGGCCGGCCCCAGCAAGGACTGATTGTCCTGCCCGGCTAGCTCGAACACTGACTGCTGGTTGGTGGGCAGGAAGCCAGCTACATAAACTAGCTTGGCAATCTTGGCAGGGGCGGCTTCGGCGACCGTTGAAATAATAGCTCCCCGAGGCTGTGGCCGACCAAGACAACCTGGTCGGCGGGTTGGGCATTGATGGTGGCCAGCACTTGGTCGCGGTAGCGGTTCATCGTGAGTCCGGCTGCCGCCGTCTGGTCCTTGCCGTGCGCCAGCAACTCGACGTTTACCACCGTGTAGCCTTGTTGCTGGAGCTTGTTTACCACCGGAACCCAAGTATAGGGTCCCTGCCAAGCACCGTGCACCAGCACTACGGTAGCCTTTTTCTTTTCCGGCTCGGTATCGGATTTCTTGCAGGCTATGGCGGTTGTAGTCGCCACAGCCAGAAGGGCATACATCATTTTTCTCATAGTCAGGAAAGCCGAGGGCTTATGTTGAGGTGAAGGATGAGACAAAGGTCCCGCCGTCCGCTTACCTGAATTTTCACCTAGGTTAAAAAGTGTTGGAGGACGCTTTTATTTAGCACTCCAGTTGATCTGCTATTGAACCATCGTACAGTCGAAGTCAAGCCATTTCTGTTACTTCGTAAGGGCACTTACGTGAGTTGGGTGCCGTCGCTTCGCGCAGTACGAACAGAAGGATGTACTGCTACTAGAATACTCTCTGCTTTTTGCCTTCTTGCATTATGCTCACGGCTTCTGGCCTTTCGCCCCGCCTACTGCTGACTCAGCAACTTAAGGCTTTCGCCCGTCTCTCCGACGAAGACCTTCGCCTGGCCGACGACCACTGGACACTGCGCACCATTGCCCGCAATGAATTTTTCAACTTCCGCAACTCCGTGTGTCAGTACGTCGGCTTTATCGTGAGTGGTCTGTTTCGAGTGTACTATGTGGACCCGGCCACGGATTTGGAACACAACGTGGCGTTTGTGCCCGAAGGCACGTTTCTCACCTCCCTCAAAAGCTTGATCACCCAGGAGGCGTGCCCTTACTACATTGCCGCACTAGAAAATGCCGAATTACTGGTGATTAGCGTCGAACAGTTGCATAAGCTCTACAGCCAATCGCACGGCTGGGAACGGTTTGGTCGCCTGCTGGCCGAACAGTACTTGGTGTTGCAGCAGGCCAAAGCCGAAGCTATGCTGTTTCAAACGGCAGAACAGCGGTATCTGGCGCTCCTAGAGCAGTTTCCAGACGTGACCAACCGAATTTCGCTGGGGCATATTGCCTCCTACCTGGGCATCAAGGGCCCTTCGCTGAGCCGCATTCGCGCCCAGTTAGGCCGTGCGTAAGTACCTTATAATATGCTGACCCTTCGCGTAGCCACTTGCGGGCAACGAGTAACTGGGCTGCCACGAGAAAAGGTTGCTGTTTCTCGTGGCGTACGGCAAGGCGGCGAGCTTCTTCGAGCGCCCAACCAAGTGTTCGGCCTTGTGCGGTCTGCCATCACTAAATTCAACCTGCGCGAAGTAGACCGGGGTTTATCCAATTGCAGCTCAGTGGCTTCGACAATATGCTGCGACGGATTTTATTATGACCAGCCGGCAACTAGTCCAGCCGAGCTGGTAATTGCAGATGCGCGTATCGCCTAAGCTTCGTTAGCCGTTGCCAAGTGCCAATAAGTTAGCTCGCAAACGGAAGGCATTCGTCACGTTGCGCACCAACTAACGAAGAACTAGTTATTAACTGCAAGTAGTAACCGCTTTCCCTAGCTGTGGAAATGGCCTCTGTGCACAGTCGGCGCCAAAAAATACGGCTGTGACCTAATCAGCAAAGCTTACGAGTAACGCGGACATGCCAACTGCCCCAGCGTGAGGCTCGAAGAATGGATTAACTGTCCGAGTTAGCCCTTCCTTGCCAATAGGACGTGCTGTCAGACCGGGCTCGCCAGTGTAACCGGCTGCTAGGAGCTTCCCCAAAGAGCCTGTTCTGAACCGGGGCTAGAGAAGTCGACAACGGTCGGACTCGCGAATACCGTGCTTGCCACTAGTTTGTCGGGCGGACCCATGTTTAGTCTCGCCGCTGTCGCTTGCTTATTCAGGCGGAGAAGAAAGTAGTCTTCAACGAAGCCTTCCGACACCGGACCCGCGCTAGTGCAATTTGGCACCACTAGCTCTTCTGGTGGAATGAGAAACCCCTTATTGGTCATTTAATCCGCTATTACTGAGGCATTTGAAAAATTATTCCTGGCCGGCCAACGGGTTGCATTTTTTAACCTAGGTGAAAAATATAGTCCGCCTACGATGGGACCTTTGTTTTATCACTAAGCCGCAACGAAGCCATGTTTTCCCCTTAGCAAAAATCCTAGCTGCCACTTATGCTGGCCGCCGTGCCACTCATTGCTGGCAAAAAGGAGCGTGGCTGCCGTCAGGATTTTGGGAGTGGCACCGACTAGAACGAGCCATAACTCAGAACAAACCTCTCACCACACGCCCGTCAACGTCGGCCTGGGGACCATGCCTCCCAACCCATCAACATAGCAGTCTTCGGAGCAAAAATCCACCGAAAAAGCGAGCCTCTCCTAGTACTCACCCTAACACATTTCACTAATTAACTCAACGTCATGTCCACATCCTCCACTACCCTTCCGGCTCCCGTTCAGACTGCCCAAGCCCTGCGCACTTTATACTTCGTGCGGGCCGCTTTCTCCTTAGTCTGGGTCAGCCTAGTTTTTCTATTCGTAAAATCCTCGCCTACGCTCACGGCCGCTTTGTTGCTGCTTTACCCGGCCTGGGATGTGCTGGCCACCTTTGGAGACATCCGGGCCAACCGCGGCACAGGGGAAACGCCGCTGCCGCAGTACGTGAATATCGTCGTGGGCAGCCTCACGACGGTAGCCGTAGGCCTGGCCCTACGCCAAGGCATTCCGGCGGTACTCATCGTGTTCGGTGTTTGGGCCGTGCTCACCGGGCTGATTCAATTGCTGCTTGGCCTGCGTCGGCGCCGCGAGTTGGGCGGGCAATGGCCGATGATCCTCAGTGGCGGGCAGTCGATGTTAGCCGGGTATTGTTTGTGGTCCAGGCTCACGACCCTACCAAAGGGGTGACCAACGTGGCCGCTTACTCGGCGGTCGGGGCGATTTATTTTCTAATCGCTGCCCTCCGGCTGCGCAAAGCAACTAAGCCAACTCAATAACCCTAGCCACGCCAGCAAAGGAAAGTCCGGTTCAAGGCAGCATTAGGCTTGCGTTGCGCTAGCAGGAACAGTCGGTGAACTTCTTGGTTACGATCCATAAAATGGCAGTCATTCATGGCTACTGATGGTTTTTCTAGCGCCAGTTGCTCTTAATCTTGGTTCAGTGCTGTAAGCCATAGTCCACTAAGGCATTGATAACGGGTGGAATAGTCGGCTAAGCTAACCTCTTATGTTGCTCCTCTATGAGGCCCAAGTTCTCTAGTATCTTGAGGCGATACATAGAATCACCCAACCTATGACGTTAACTCCTTTAAAGTATTTGCTGCGCGCGAAAGCCTACCTAACCGTCCTGGTCGTTTTAGCTGCCTGTCGTATCACCCAAATTCAAGCGCAAGACTTTCAGCACCAACAGGAACTCTTCTGGCATACGAATAAAGACAATAGCATCACCTGGGACCTGACCAGTGAAAAACGGCTGCCCCACGACGACAATATCGAATTGTCGGGCACGCAGATCTCCGGGATTATTCGCTACGAAGTCAATAAAGCGAAGCAATTGAAAATTACCCGCGACATTATGTTTCCGCAACTGCGTAAATACACCAAATCCAACGAATCGGTTTACCGCGCCTATCTGCGCAACGACTACACCGATGACCTCTTACCAGTCATCACCCTGGCCGACAAAAAGTATGAAGTTGGCGAGTTGGATTCCGTCAGGATCAATGGCAAAATTCAATTTTATTTCAAGGAAAGAGACGGCATAACCGTTGTCCGTTCTTTTTTCCCCTCGATGACCGACCGGTGTCTGGTTGAGAAGTGGACGTTAATCAATACGAGCAAGACGCCCTGCACGGTAGTAATTGGGGCCACCGAACTCAGACAGGAAGAGGTGGGGTGGCACGGAACTTACCACCGCCGGATCTTCACTGACGCCAAGCGCAACGTCACCCTACCGCCGAGGGAGCACTATGAATTTGGAATTTACTTCCTGGCAACGGTAAACGACGAGGTGGAGCCAGCGGTTTCCGTGGCCGCAATCGAACGAAGCCGCGATACCTTCCTCGACAGCATTGCCACGAATCTGCAACTGCACTCGCCAAACCAGGTTAATAACACCCTGTTCTATTTCTCTAAGATCCGGGCCGCGGAAAGTATTTTTCGCTCTAAATATGGACTGGTCCATTCCCCGGGCGGCGGTAACTATTACGTAGGAATCTGGGCCAATGACCAAGCGGAATACAGTGGCCCCTTCTTTCCGTATTTGGGGTATCAAACCGGCCTACAGGCCGCTATGAACGCCTACCGCATCTTTCAGCGAAACCTACCAAAAGACGGAGGGAAAATCTGGGCTTCGTTTGAAATGGATGTCACCTTTCCCTTCGGGGAGCGAGACCGCGGCGACGCGGCGATGATTGCATTTGGCGCCACGCACTTTTTGCTCGCTGCCGGGGATCAGGAAAAAAGCGAAGAAATATGGCCCCTGATCATATGGTGCCTAGAATACTGCCGCAAGCGGACCATGCCTGCGGGCGTTGTAGCCTCGGAAAGTGATGAGTTAGAAGGCCGTTTTCCGGCCGGTTCGGCCAATCTCGCCACCTCGTCCTTGTACTACGGGGCGCTGATTCAAGCAGCCCGGTTAGCGAAAGCTATGCACAAGCCGGCTGCCCTTAGCACAACCTATCAACAACGGGCGCAGCTACTAGCGACAGCTATTGACCGGTATTTTGGGGCGGAGATGGAAGGTCTGCATACGTACAAATATTACAAAGAGAATACGACGTTAAGAAGCTGGATCTGCTTGCCCTTGGTAGTCAACTTAACCCAGCGCAAAGACGGCACACTGGACGCCTTATTCGATAAGTTGTGGTCGGCTAATGGCGTCCTGACCGAACTGAAACCAGGTACGAATTCCCCGAACGTGTTTTGGGACCGCGGCAGCCTCTATGCCTTTCGAGGCGCATTTAAAGCTGGCGCGGCCGATAGGGCTTTAGAACGCTTAACGTCCTATTCTACCACGCGGTTAACCGGTTTTCGGGTGCCCTATGCCGTAGAAGCTTGGCCGGAAAACGGCATGGCACACCTATCCGCCGAAAGCGCCTTGTATTGCAGGATATTTACTGAAGGGATTGTAGGCCTCGAACCGACTGGGTTCAACTCCTTTACCCTGCACCCTAATTTGCCATCAAAGTGGAACTATCTTATTATCAACAACATAAAAGCATTTAACACAGCATTCGATATTAACATCCGCCGGAACAAGGATAAACTCCAGGTGAAGGTCGTTCACAAGGGCAAGGTGGTACTCCAACGGACGCTAAAAAATAATGACACTATTGCGGTATGGTTGAAATAACCCTCTTGCAGAGAGTCTACACCCCTAAAACCCAATTGAGATGAGCAAACTATGCGAGACAGAGCTTCTTACACAGTGAATAAGGATTGATACCTGGCTCCAATAAATCTTATTCCCTTGTGCACTTTCCGGTACCCGCCCCGTTTGCCTGTCATGGGCAAGTGACCGGACCGACACTCGGTGGCGGGGAATATTTGGCCAGGTAGACAAACAAGCGTTCCATCACCGAGTCCGAACTCATATAGGCTTCCATCACTTTCTGAACAGCCGTGAGCCAGTAGCCGATTTCTTCCTTGGTTTCGCGAACAATGGCGTCGTCGGGGTGCTCATCATCGAGCAGGCCGGCGCAGGTCTCAATCAGTCTGCCTGTCGCATTGCCGTTGACAAGGTGGGTAGCCGAAACTGGCGGGTCAGAATAACGATATCGGCCGCCGGGTTGTGCAGCAGAATTGTCTTTTTGCTCGTCTCGGATGCTGCTAGGAGTAGTACCGCCAACTCCTAGCAGGAAAGTGCCTTTTTTGCCTTTCAAAGCGAAAATCCCTTGGCAACCCAGCTGGTTTGCGCGTGGGAGGATAAAGTAATTGGTAGTCAACGTGCGTTTCTAAGCCACAAACGCGTACTTTTCTCTCCTCTCCCTGGGTTTGTTGCTTTTCGGTATTCGCTATGCCTGCTCTGCTCCCCTCCGCGTACCAAGCCCTCGAAGCACAACTCCAGGCTGCCCAGGCCGAGGTGGCTCGCTTGCAAGCCGAGCGAAACCAGCACGCGGCCGAGCACGCCGAAGCCGAGCGCTACCGCATCAGCCAGGTGCGCTTCCGTACGGTTTTCGAGCACTCCCCGCTGGGCCATAAAATCATTGATGCCGACCTAACTATCCGCCAAGCCAACGCCGCCGTGGCGGCCCTGCTAGGCATCGCTTCCCCGTTAGAACTGGTGGGCCGCGCCATTCGAG
Coding sequences within it:
- a CDS encoding Crp/Fnr family transcriptional regulator — translated: MHDSLLLLIRHFITLTPAEEDLIRQWFVPETLPKGAFFLRPGEVSRKVGFVLQGLFHNFQSRDGQELTYYFGREQEFIGDYSSFLPARPAVRGIQALEEAHLLTITHDNLQQLYREIREGERFGRLIAETLFVDVLDQLTSFYEDTPAQRYARFVRIYPDLQQRIPQYYIASYVGVKPQSLSRIRGRAAG
- a CDS encoding DUF4267 domain-containing protein, whose protein sequence is MRRILPRSLSLLTGLGMLFIGLRFLLAPRAGAEGFGVFLPLTDTQYAFHYAKGIRDVFSGLLLVAFAGLGYDRPLAWVLLFGALIPSVDLTIVLNQPTASWSFAMPHLVAIGLLLGLAAALFTTPRPAAPAGTQLPETLTRSAS
- a CDS encoding DUF1772 domain-containing protein, translating into MSSLWSAGLVALALLSSGVVYGTDVFFALVARSALRRVDEASLTQVLGHLHAVADVRMPLVGVTALFSTGGLFFVAGGWPTLPGRLALLALTGLLSQLAAYLLVAQPVNKRQTAAAFQHQTPPDARALQDRWDSVIGLRAGALTVAVAALIGVALHLPR
- a CDS encoding VOC family protein, translated to MEKIAIELPAKVPQGINGKMRGAHVGLRTTDFEGTIHWYTEKLGFRVLKKWTVGDLQLAFLAPANDDHFWIEVLSGGLSDPQPNPSHPISSGFQHLCLEVDNVDETLAALQERGVPVAREPFNVPPIGKRCGFITDLHGNVIEFVANLK
- a CDS encoding GNAT family N-acetyltransferase — protein: MDLYTIRLHLRELSLTDLEAVHHLHSLPEVDEFNTLGIPDSLAATEHLLAGWLVQQQASPRTSYIFYVQRVESKEFVGLLALNLGKANFKNGEVWYKLLPAHWGQGLTTEALTRLLDFGFNHLHLHRIEAGCAVENVASIRVLEKVGMTREGRKRQVLPIRGQWVDNYFFAILETDR
- a CDS encoding alpha/beta fold hydrolase, yielding MRKMMYALLAVATTTAIACKKSDTEPEKKKATVVLVHGAWQGPYTWVPVVNKLQQQGYTVVNVELLAHGKDQTAAAGLTMNRYRDQVLATINAQPADQVVLVGHSLGELLFQRSPKPPLPRLPS
- a CDS encoding Crp/Fnr family transcriptional regulator, which produces MLTASGLSPRLLLTQQLKAFARLSDEDLRLADDHWTLRTIARNEFFNFRNSVCQYVGFIVSGLFRVYYVDPATDLEHNVAFVPEGTFLTSLKSLITQEACPYYIAALENAELLVISVEQLHKLYSQSHGWERFGRLLAEQYLVLQQAKAEAMLFQTAEQRYLALLEQFPDVTNRISLGHIASYLGIKGPSLSRIRAQLGRA
- a CDS encoding DUF308 domain-containing protein — protein: MSTSSTTLPAPVQTAQALRTLYFVRAAFSLVWVSLVFLFVKSSPTLTAALLLLYPAWDVLATFGDIRANRGTGETPLPQYVNIVVGSLTTVAVGLALRQGIPAVLIVFGVWAVLTGLIQLLLGLRRRRELGGQWPMILSGGQSMLAGYCLWSRLTTLPKG